From one Gossypium hirsutum isolate 1008001.06 chromosome D08, Gossypium_hirsutum_v2.1, whole genome shotgun sequence genomic stretch:
- the LOC107912527 gene encoding DAR GTPase 2, mitochondrial isoform X1: MATASTASRITRKIVIAVKKAASRNKGWYDLHMAAASGAIAQRLPLVDLVAEIRDARIPLSSENELLRDFPALSKRIVVMNKIDLADQTQVKGWMRYFEQQNCIPYGVNSHNKDSVKGLLNFIQAQVRGLCKANHHASETITIMLVGIPNVGKSALANSLHQMGRISAAEKGRLKHATVSPQPGETKDISSFKQYNGVFHAQHLHLQIGSHPNIYLLDTPGILPRMIHDAELCSKLVLTGAIRDGLIEQKELARYFLTILNLSDQYKKWAKFSTNEDRLLSFIEHKVEDSISSKLEMRQKKQHMMDHTQDLIVNDVRGTIFDTISCFDGNIELEEDMIKLMEAELVALREAFRVPQGLGEYVYNRVVSVKLLDLYRTGRLGHYTLDTLPLTLHHPI, translated from the exons ATGGCAACAGCTAGTACTGCGAGTAGAATAACAAGGAAAATAGTGATTGCAGTGAAGAAAGCAGCAAGTAGAAATAAAGGATGGTACGACCTCCACATGGCTGCGGCCTCAGGTGCCATTGCTCAACGACTTCCATTGGTCGATCTCGTAGCTGAGATCAGAGACGCCAGG ATTCCTTTATCATCTGAAAATGAGCTGTTGAGAGACTTCCCCGCTCTTTCTAAACGAATTGTTGTGATGAACAAGATAGACCTCGCAGACCAAACACAAGTAAAG ggaTGGATGAGATATTTTGAGCAACAAAATTGCATTCCTTATGGAGTCAATTCCCATAACAAGGACAGTGTGAAAGGG CTGCTTAATTTTATACAAGCTCAAGTTAGGGGACTGTGCAAAGCTAATCATCATGCTAGTGAGACAATAACAATAATGCTAGTGGGGATTCCTAATGTTGGAAAATCAGCACTAGCTAATTCTTTGCATCAGATGGGGAGGATTAGTGCTGCAG AGAAAGGAAGGTTGAAGCATGCAACTGTGAGTCCTCAGCCTGGAGAGACAAAAGATATCAGCAGCTTCAAG CAATATAATGGAGTGTTTCATGCTCAACACTTACATCTTCAGATTGGTAGCCATCCCAATATCTATTTGTTGGATACTCCTGGTATTTTGCCCCGTATGATTCATGATGCTGAGCTTTGCTCCAAACTAGTATTAACAG GGGCAATCAGAGACGGTCTGATTGAGCAGAAGGAACTTGCTCGATATTTTTTGACCATTCTTAACTTAAGTGACCAATATAAGAAATGggcaaaattttcaaccaatgaGGATAGGCTGTTGTCATTTATAGAGCACAAAGTAGAAGATTCAATTAGCTCTAAGCTGGAGATGAGACAAAAAAAGCAGCATATGATGGATCACACTCAG GACTTGATTGTGAATGATGTTCGTGGGACTATCTTTGATACCATTTCATGCTTTGATGGTAATATAGAGCTGGAGGAGGATATGATAAAACTTATGGAGGCAGAGTTGGTAGCATTGAGGGAGGCTTTCCGTGTTCCACAAGGATTAGGTGAATATGTCTACAATAGAGTTGTTAGTGTTAAGTTGCTAGATTTGTATCGCACTGGGAGGCTCGGGCATTATACTTTAGATACACTCCCTCTAACACTTCATCATCCCATCTAG
- the LOC107912527 gene encoding DAR GTPase 2, mitochondrial isoform X2 codes for MATASTASRITRKIVIAVKKAASRNKGWYDLHMAAASGAIAQRLPLVDLVAEIRDARIPLSSENELLRDFPALSKRIVVMNKIDLADQTQVKGWMRYFEQQNCIPYGVNSHNKDSVKGLLNFIQAQVRGLCKANHHASETITIMLVGIPNVGKSALANSLHQMGRISAAEKGRLKHATVSPQPGETKDISSFKIGSHPNIYLLDTPGILPRMIHDAELCSKLVLTGAIRDGLIEQKELARYFLTILNLSDQYKKWAKFSTNEDRLLSFIEHKVEDSISSKLEMRQKKQHMMDHTQDLIVNDVRGTIFDTISCFDGNIELEEDMIKLMEAELVALREAFRVPQGLGEYVYNRVVSVKLLDLYRTGRLGHYTLDTLPLTLHHPI; via the exons ATGGCAACAGCTAGTACTGCGAGTAGAATAACAAGGAAAATAGTGATTGCAGTGAAGAAAGCAGCAAGTAGAAATAAAGGATGGTACGACCTCCACATGGCTGCGGCCTCAGGTGCCATTGCTCAACGACTTCCATTGGTCGATCTCGTAGCTGAGATCAGAGACGCCAGG ATTCCTTTATCATCTGAAAATGAGCTGTTGAGAGACTTCCCCGCTCTTTCTAAACGAATTGTTGTGATGAACAAGATAGACCTCGCAGACCAAACACAAGTAAAG ggaTGGATGAGATATTTTGAGCAACAAAATTGCATTCCTTATGGAGTCAATTCCCATAACAAGGACAGTGTGAAAGGG CTGCTTAATTTTATACAAGCTCAAGTTAGGGGACTGTGCAAAGCTAATCATCATGCTAGTGAGACAATAACAATAATGCTAGTGGGGATTCCTAATGTTGGAAAATCAGCACTAGCTAATTCTTTGCATCAGATGGGGAGGATTAGTGCTGCAG AGAAAGGAAGGTTGAAGCATGCAACTGTGAGTCCTCAGCCTGGAGAGACAAAAGATATCAGCAGCTTCAAG ATTGGTAGCCATCCCAATATCTATTTGTTGGATACTCCTGGTATTTTGCCCCGTATGATTCATGATGCTGAGCTTTGCTCCAAACTAGTATTAACAG GGGCAATCAGAGACGGTCTGATTGAGCAGAAGGAACTTGCTCGATATTTTTTGACCATTCTTAACTTAAGTGACCAATATAAGAAATGggcaaaattttcaaccaatgaGGATAGGCTGTTGTCATTTATAGAGCACAAAGTAGAAGATTCAATTAGCTCTAAGCTGGAGATGAGACAAAAAAAGCAGCATATGATGGATCACACTCAG GACTTGATTGTGAATGATGTTCGTGGGACTATCTTTGATACCATTTCATGCTTTGATGGTAATATAGAGCTGGAGGAGGATATGATAAAACTTATGGAGGCAGAGTTGGTAGCATTGAGGGAGGCTTTCCGTGTTCCACAAGGATTAGGTGAATATGTCTACAATAGAGTTGTTAGTGTTAAGTTGCTAGATTTGTATCGCACTGGGAGGCTCGGGCATTATACTTTAGATACACTCCCTCTAACACTTCATCATCCCATCTAG
- the LOC107907330 gene encoding uncharacterized protein gives MVESAITTTLHYQIVYRVQDHAFKLLHHGSEDSLIIFVNTKEEPHCVHVAKQIPKQELLKLLPEKWVTNYEQIHQHDHDQPIKSTKIQIITKSDGTSEVRFDHSHLRPQFTPPIFPTQLMMQPFQPRSPRPKSTLIESFQTDGKPLYYFKDPITRHCPWDLMCSCELCHELSFDKWVAGMYNEAYKPHKKKSHRKSTQSEFYKRWINGDPNIGHLGEDNGKFVYLVDYSINKLKKSPEVEHQSSSLLLPPKKDPQDQQK, from the coding sequence ATGGTCGAATCAGCAATAACAACGACCcttcactatcaaatagtgtatAGGGTTCAAGATCACGCTTTTAAGTTATTACACCATGGTTCTGAAGATTCCCTCATCATTTTTGTTAATACTAAAGAAGAGCCTCACTGTGTGCATGTAGCAAAACAAATACCCAAGCAAGAGTTGTTGAAACTTTTGCCAGAAAAGTGGGTAACAAATTATGAGCAAATCCATCAGCATGATCATGATCAACCTATCAAATCAACCAAAATTCAGATCATCACCAAATCAGATGGAACCAGTGAAGTCAGATTTGATCACAGTCATTTAAGACCTCAATTTACGCCACCAATCTTCCCAACACAGTTGATGATGCAACCTTTCCAACCTAGAAGTCCAAGGCCAAAGTCAACTCTTATAGAGAGTTTTCAAACAGATGGAAAacctttatattattttaaagatcCTATTACAAGACATTGTCCATGGGATCTTATGTGTTCCTGTGAACTATGTCATGAGCTAAGTTTTGACAAATGGGTTGCAGGCATGTATAATGAGGCTTACAAGCCTCACAAGAAAAAATCTCACAGGAAATCAACACAATCTGAGTTTTACAAACGGTGGATAAATGGTGATCCAAATATTGGTCATTTAGGAGAGGATAATGGAAAATTTGTTTATCTTGTTGATTATTCTATTAATAAGCTGAAAAAATCGCCAGAAGTTGAACATCAGTCTTCTTCACTACTACTACCACCAAAGAAAGATCCTCAAGACCAACAAAAATGA